A window of Neorhizobium galegae bv. orientalis str. HAMBI 540 genomic DNA:
TCCGACGGCAACCGGCTTCTGGAGGTGAAGTCGTCGCTGTTCGGGGCCGCCGCCGCCGCGGTCCAGCACACGCCGGAAGGTGTCGTGCATGTCCAGCCGGTGGCGATCGCCTATACCCGCATTCATGGCATGGCCATGGGCCGTTACCATCGGCCGATCGCCGCCTGGCCGGGCGATATCGAATTGGTGCCGCATCTGCTCGGCGTCCTGAAGGAAGGAGCGCTCGACGTGGACGTTGCTTTTGGCGAGACGATCGAATTCCGCGCCGGCGACAACCGTAAGCATCTGAGCATGGCCGTGACGAGCCGGCTTCGGCGCATGCTGATCCGCCATCTGCGGGGGCGTGACTACGAAGCGCTATAGGAAACGCTTCATTTCCGGGTCTTCTTGCGGTATGGAGCGAGCCATGAACGAACACGTCTCCCTTTCCGTGCCCGCCGACGAGCAGGCCCCGCGCCCGAATTCCCGCAAGGTCTTCATCAAGACCTACGGCTGCCAGATGAATGTCTATGATTCAGGCCGCATGAGCGATGCGCTGGCGGGCGAAGGCTACGTTACGACCGAAGAGATGGGCGAGGCCGACCTCATCCTCCTCAACACCTGCCACATCCGCGAGAAGGCGGCCGACAAGGTCTATTCGGCGCTCGGGCGTCTTCGCGACATGAAGAAGGCACGCGCTGCCGAAGGCCGGGAGCTGATGATCGGCGTCGCCGGCTGCGTCGCCCAAGCCGAAGGCGAGGAAATCATCCGCCGTGCGCCGGCCGTCGACGTGGTGATCGGCCCGCAGACCTACCATCGCCTGCCGGAAGCGCTGAGACGCGCCCGCGGCGGAAAGCCTGTCGTCGATACCGAATATGCGGTCGAGGACAAGTTCGAGCACCTGCCGGTTACCGAGAAGGCGAAGATCCGCGCCCGCGGCGTCACCGCCTTCCTCACCGTTCAGGAAGGCTGCGACAAGTTCTGCACCTTCTGCGTCGTGCCTTACACCCGCGGTTCGGAAGTTTCCCGCCCCGTCCAGCAGATCGTCGACGAAGCTTGGCGGCTCGTCGATGGCGGTGTGCGCGAGATCACGCTGCTCGGCCAGAACGTCAACGCCTGGCGTGCGGAAGGCCCGAAAGGCGGCGAATGGAGCCTCGGCGACCTGCTTTATCGCCTGGCGGAAATCCCAGGGCTCGCGCGTCTGCGTTACACGACCAGCCACCCGCGCGACATGGATGACCGGCTGATCGAGGCCCATCGCAACCTGCGCACCCTGATGCCCTACCTGCATCTGCCGGTTCAGGCCGGTTCGGACCGCATTCTGAAAGCCATGAACCGCCGCCACACGGGTGCCGAATATCTCCGCTTGATCGAGCGCATCCGAGAAGCCCGGCCGGATATCGCCATCGCCGGAGATTTCATCGTCGGTTTCCCCGGCGAGACGGAGAAGGACTTCGAAGACACGCTCCGCCTCGTCGAGGACGTGAATTACGCTCAGGCCTATTCCTTCAAATATTCGACCCGTCCCGGCACGCCCGGCGCCGACCTCGGCGATCAGGTGTCGGAAGAGGTGAAGGCGGAGCGGTTGGAAAGATTGCAGGCCCTGCTCTTGAAACAGCAGGCCGAATTCGCCAAATCCTGTGTCGGAAAAGTCATCGACCTGTTGCTGGAAAAGCCCGGTCGCATGCCAGGACAGATAATCGGACGTTCTCCCTGGCTTCAATCTGTGAATGTTGATGCAAAAACATCGCAAATCGGTGACATTATCCAGGTACGAATCAGTGGAACCGGCCCGAACAGCTTGTTTGCCGACCCGGCAGAGAGTTTAATAGGAGCCTGAGCTAACATCGAGGAGCTTGCCCTACTTGAACGGACGTGAATTGGTTTCTTCATCCGCGCGCCACCCCCGCACCGCCGCTACCGACGCCA
This region includes:
- the miaB gene encoding tRNA (N6-isopentenyl adenosine(37)-C2)-methylthiotransferase MiaB, with translation MNEHVSLSVPADEQAPRPNSRKVFIKTYGCQMNVYDSGRMSDALAGEGYVTTEEMGEADLILLNTCHIREKAADKVYSALGRLRDMKKARAAEGRELMIGVAGCVAQAEGEEIIRRAPAVDVVIGPQTYHRLPEALRRARGGKPVVDTEYAVEDKFEHLPVTEKAKIRARGVTAFLTVQEGCDKFCTFCVVPYTRGSEVSRPVQQIVDEAWRLVDGGVREITLLGQNVNAWRAEGPKGGEWSLGDLLYRLAEIPGLARLRYTTSHPRDMDDRLIEAHRNLRTLMPYLHLPVQAGSDRILKAMNRRHTGAEYLRLIERIREARPDIAIAGDFIVGFPGETEKDFEDTLRLVEDVNYAQAYSFKYSTRPGTPGADLGDQVSEEVKAERLERLQALLLKQQAEFAKSCVGKVIDLLLEKPGRMPGQIIGRSPWLQSVNVDAKTSQIGDIIQVRISGTGPNSLFADPAESLIGA